The following coding sequences are from one Phenylobacterium glaciei window:
- the rpiA gene encoding ribose-5-phosphate isomerase RpiA, producing MNADDQKRAAGEAAAAFVEAGMTVGLGTGSTAAWFVKALAARKLDIVAVSTSLATAELAASLGIRLKELGEAKAIDLTVDGADEIGPALSLIKGGGAALLREKLVWEASKRCVVIADAAKRVPVLGKFPLPIEVVAFGHETTMLRICDALTECDLGVAPRLRMKDGAPVRTDGGNVIYDAACGRIEEPALLAAVLKSVTGVVDHGLFLDLADLALVGTADGVVSVEP from the coding sequence ATGAACGCAGACGATCAGAAGCGCGCCGCCGGCGAGGCCGCCGCGGCCTTTGTCGAAGCCGGCATGACCGTGGGCCTGGGCACCGGCTCCACCGCCGCCTGGTTCGTCAAGGCGCTGGCCGCCCGCAAGCTGGACATCGTGGCGGTCTCCACCTCGCTGGCCACCGCCGAGCTGGCCGCCAGCCTGGGCATCCGCCTGAAGGAGCTGGGGGAGGCGAAAGCCATCGACCTCACCGTCGACGGCGCAGACGAGATCGGCCCGGCCCTGTCCCTGATCAAGGGCGGCGGCGCGGCCCTGCTGCGGGAGAAGCTGGTCTGGGAGGCGTCGAAGCGCTGCGTGGTCATCGCCGACGCCGCCAAGCGCGTGCCGGTGCTGGGCAAGTTCCCCCTGCCCATCGAGGTGGTGGCCTTCGGGCACGAGACCACCATGCTGCGCATCTGCGACGCCCTGACCGAATGCGACCTGGGCGTGGCCCCCCGCCTGCGGATGAAGGACGGCGCGCCGGTCCGCACCGACGGCGGCAATGTGATCTATGACGCCGCCTGTGGCCGCATCGAGGAGCCCGCCCTGCTTGCCGCGGTCCTCAAGAGCGTCACCGGGGTGGTGGACCACGGCCTGTTCCTGGATCTCGCCGACCTCGCCCTGGTGGGAACCGCCGACGGCGTCGTCTCTGTAGAGCCGTAG
- a CDS encoding O-antigen ligase family protein produces the protein MSRTAQPGPKLAAWCGWVMAGGLALTPIIGWLAPLAFAPLLTIMGVLTLPALRIEEEDRPVGIAIVTLVLWAAGSSAWSPFTAKDLGESTAAKLIAETVVFFAAICAARAAAPRSRTVALHVLAWGTALLGLILLIEGLTGAALYRGVRDAIHDPIRPDLGIAKAAEGLFILAMLAPAAALSAVRVVRAPWLVAPMVLGLVVPAVTLGYDAPLIALVVCVIAGLATAAWPTWGPRALALVGAVYFLGAPAIVWAVRRSGWYDVLEKDVPLSWSQRMGYWRHAADWISDHPLRGWGLDASRMFNPGIKLHPHDSALQIWLELGLIGAMAAAVFWVALLAGMGRKARDPALAISGATAMAYLTFSAVSFGVWQEWWLAVGSLAALACAGLQRQPAHAKARASVAPRPSTAAVFSE, from the coding sequence GTGAGCCGGACCGCCCAGCCAGGCCCCAAGCTCGCCGCCTGGTGCGGTTGGGTGATGGCGGGCGGCTTGGCCCTGACGCCGATCATCGGCTGGCTGGCGCCGCTCGCCTTCGCGCCTCTGCTCACCATCATGGGTGTGCTGACCTTGCCCGCCCTGCGGATCGAGGAGGAAGATCGGCCCGTCGGCATCGCCATCGTCACCCTTGTGCTGTGGGCCGCGGGATCCTCGGCCTGGAGCCCCTTCACCGCCAAGGACCTCGGAGAGTCCACCGCCGCCAAGCTGATCGCCGAGACGGTGGTGTTCTTCGCCGCCATCTGCGCGGCGCGGGCCGCGGCGCCCCGGTCGCGGACCGTGGCCCTGCATGTCCTGGCCTGGGGGACGGCGCTGCTGGGCCTGATCCTGCTGATCGAGGGCCTGACCGGCGCGGCGCTCTACCGCGGCGTCCGCGACGCCATCCATGATCCGATCCGGCCCGACCTGGGGATCGCCAAGGCCGCTGAGGGCCTGTTCATCCTGGCCATGCTGGCGCCGGCCGCCGCGCTTTCCGCCGTGCGCGTCGTGCGCGCGCCCTGGCTGGTCGCGCCCATGGTGCTGGGGCTGGTGGTTCCAGCCGTCACCCTCGGCTACGACGCGCCCCTGATCGCCCTGGTGGTCTGTGTGATCGCCGGACTGGCGACGGCGGCCTGGCCGACCTGGGGCCCCAGGGCCCTGGCTTTGGTGGGCGCGGTCTATTTCCTGGGCGCGCCGGCCATTGTCTGGGCCGTGAGGCGGTCGGGTTGGTACGACGTGCTGGAAAAGGACGTCCCGCTCTCCTGGTCCCAGCGCATGGGCTATTGGCGGCACGCCGCCGACTGGATCAGCGACCACCCCCTGCGCGGCTGGGGTCTGGACGCCAGCCGCATGTTCAATCCGGGTATCAAGCTCCACCCCCACGACTCGGCTCTGCAGATCTGGCTGGAACTGGGCCTGATCGGGGCCATGGCCGCCGCCGTCTTCTGGGTCGCCCTGCTGGCCGGGATGGGCCGCAAGGCCCGCGACCCCGCCCTGGCCATCTCGGGCGCCACCGCCATGGCCTATCTGACCTTCAGCGCGGTCTCCTTCGGGGTCTGGCAGGAGTGGTGGCTGGCGGTGGGGTCGCTGGCCGCCCTTGCCTGTGCGGGCCTGCAGCGTCAACCCGCCCACGCGAAAGCCCGCGCGTCTGTGGCTCCCCGGCCATCGACGGCGGCGGTGTTCTCGGAGTAA
- a CDS encoding HAD hydrolase-like protein, translating to MAYRLAIFDFDGTLADSYPWFTSVLDHMAARHKFRAIDAEERESLRGASAGVIMKSLGVSTWKLARIAKDFRAMKKQASSGIPLFPGIPELLRELHAKGVVLALVSSDTEASVRIGLGPELSALFVHFDCGASLFGKARKFRRVLRKLSMTKAQTICIGDEDRDARAADKAGIDFGAVTWGYSTPESLIAHDPKLTFATVRDIAAIAG from the coding sequence GTGGCTTATCGACTCGCAATTTTCGACTTCGACGGCACGCTCGCGGATTCCTATCCGTGGTTCACCAGCGTCCTCGATCACATGGCGGCCCGGCATAAGTTCCGGGCCATCGACGCCGAGGAGCGGGAATCGCTGCGCGGCGCGAGCGCGGGCGTGATCATGAAGAGCCTGGGGGTCTCCACCTGGAAGCTGGCGCGGATCGCCAAGGACTTCCGGGCCATGAAGAAGCAGGCCTCCTCCGGCATCCCCCTGTTCCCCGGCATTCCCGAACTGCTGCGGGAACTGCACGCCAAGGGCGTGGTGCTAGCCCTGGTGAGTTCCGACACCGAGGCCAGCGTGCGGATCGGCCTGGGGCCCGAACTCTCGGCCCTGTTCGTCCACTTCGATTGCGGGGCTTCGCTGTTCGGCAAGGCGCGGAAGTTCCGCCGGGTGCTGCGCAAGCTGTCCATGACCAAGGCCCAGACGATCTGCATCGGGGACGAAGACCGCGACGCTCGGGCCGCCGACAAGGCCGGAATCGACTTCGGCGCGGTGACCTGGGGCTATTCCACGCCCGAGAGCCTGATCGCCCACGATCCGAAGCTGACCTTCGCCACCGTGCGGGATATCGCCGCCATCGCGGGTTAA
- the glmU gene encoding bifunctional UDP-N-acetylglucosamine diphosphorylase/glucosamine-1-phosphate N-acetyltransferase GlmU: MSSPIPGPCPMTARAAVILAAGQGTRMKSPVPKLLHKVGGRTLLDRVIDTVEAAGCEKIIVVVGDHSPGVRALVVKRLGEGAVAVQDPPLGTAHAVLAAKAALADFNGDVLVTNGDCPLLQAADLNPLFALRASGTDLAIMGFKPVDGLLYGRLILGADGHVIRIVEPKDATAEELAVKACNAGMYCADRAALFGWLDRVDNNNGKQEYYITSIVGLATAEEKKVRVNFAPENAVMGADTPMQLSQAEAIFQARARAHFLAEGVAMAAPETIHFSWDTQLAPGVQVEQFVVFAPGVTVETGAVIRAFSHLEGCIVHSGALIGPYARLRPGADIGEDAHIGNFVEVKKVKVGAGAKANHLSYLGDGTVGAKANIGAGTIFCNYDGFDKYETHIGENAFVGSNSALVAPVRVGAGAMTGSGSVVTADVPADALALSRAPQQNKDGWAARFRAMKIAQKAKK, from the coding sequence ATGTCTTCGCCGATTCCAGGACCCTGCCCCATGACTGCACGCGCCGCTGTTATCCTCGCCGCTGGCCAAGGCACCAGGATGAAGTCGCCGGTCCCCAAGCTGCTGCACAAGGTGGGCGGGCGCACCCTGCTGGACCGGGTGATCGACACCGTCGAGGCCGCGGGCTGCGAGAAGATCATCGTGGTGGTGGGCGACCACAGCCCCGGCGTGCGGGCCCTGGTGGTCAAGCGGCTGGGGGAGGGCGCGGTCGCCGTGCAGGACCCGCCGCTGGGCACCGCCCACGCCGTGTTGGCGGCCAAGGCTGCGCTCGCCGACTTCAATGGCGACGTCCTGGTGACCAACGGCGACTGCCCGCTGCTGCAGGCCGCCGACCTCAACCCGCTGTTCGCCTTGCGCGCTTCTGGGACCGACCTGGCGATCATGGGCTTCAAGCCGGTGGACGGCCTGCTCTATGGCCGCCTGATCCTGGGCGCCGACGGCCATGTGATCCGCATCGTCGAGCCCAAGGACGCCACCGCCGAGGAACTGGCGGTCAAGGCCTGCAACGCCGGCATGTACTGCGCCGACCGCGCCGCCCTGTTCGGCTGGCTGGACCGCGTCGACAACAACAATGGCAAGCAGGAGTACTACATCACCTCCATCGTCGGCCTGGCCACGGCCGAGGAGAAGAAGGTGCGGGTCAACTTCGCGCCGGAAAACGCGGTGATGGGCGCCGACACCCCCATGCAGCTCTCCCAGGCCGAGGCGATCTTCCAGGCCCGTGCCCGGGCCCACTTCCTGGCCGAGGGCGTGGCCATGGCGGCGCCAGAGACCATCCATTTCAGCTGGGACACCCAGCTTGCCCCCGGCGTGCAGGTCGAGCAGTTCGTGGTCTTTGCGCCCGGCGTCACGGTGGAGACCGGGGCGGTGATCCGCGCCTTCAGCCACCTGGAGGGCTGTATCGTCCATTCCGGCGCCCTGATCGGCCCCTATGCCCGGCTGCGGCCGGGCGCCGACATCGGCGAGGACGCCCACATCGGCAACTTCGTCGAGGTGAAGAAGGTCAAGGTCGGCGCCGGCGCCAAGGCCAACCACCTGTCCTATCTGGGGGACGGCACCGTGGGCGCGAAAGCCAACATCGGGGCGGGCACCATCTTCTGCAACTATGACGGCTTCGACAAATACGAGACCCACATCGGCGAGAACGCCTTCGTCGGCTCCAACAGCGCCCTAGTGGCGCCTGTGCGGGTGGGGGCGGGCGCGATGACCGGCTCGGGTTCGGTGGTCACCGCCGACGTGCCGGCCGACGCCCTGGCGCTGTCGCGCGCGCCGCAGCAGAACAAGGACGGCTGGGCCGCGCGCTTCCGGGCCATGAAGATCGCCCAGAAGGCCAAGAAATAG
- the gph gene encoding phosphoglycolate phosphatase (PGP is an essential enzyme in the glycolate salvage pathway in higher organisms (photorespiration in plants). Phosphoglycolate results from the oxidase activity of RubisCO in the Calvin cycle when concentrations of carbon dioxide are low relative to oxygen. This enzyme is a member of the Haloacid Dehalogenase (HAD) superfamily of aspartate-nucleophile hydrolase enzymes (PF00702).), with amino-acid sequence MPDLTPLAGATIAFDLDGTLVDSAHDLIGALNVLLEQEGIAALPLAEARPFIGHGAKWLLERGFTAQGHPVPGDQMPALFDRFIAHYSEHSADLTRPFPGVVDCLTELKAAGAKLSVCTNKLTSLSVPILERLDLAKFFDSVVGGDMPPAPKPDARHLAMAVAAAGGQIERAVMVGDAATDAGAARAAGVPLVLVSFGYTETPVAELGADILIDHFDELTEACLRLLTACPA; translated from the coding sequence GTGCCCGACCTTACTCCACTTGCCGGCGCCACCATCGCCTTCGATCTGGACGGCACCCTGGTGGACTCCGCCCACGACCTGATCGGCGCCCTCAACGTGCTGCTGGAGCAGGAGGGGATCGCCGCCCTGCCCCTGGCCGAGGCGCGTCCCTTCATCGGCCATGGGGCGAAATGGCTGCTGGAGCGGGGGTTCACGGCCCAGGGCCATCCGGTGCCCGGCGACCAGATGCCCGCGCTCTTCGACCGCTTCATCGCCCACTACAGCGAACACAGCGCCGACCTGACCCGGCCTTTTCCGGGCGTGGTGGACTGTCTGACGGAGCTGAAGGCGGCCGGGGCCAAGCTTTCAGTCTGCACCAACAAGCTCACCAGCCTGTCCGTGCCGATCCTGGAACGCCTGGACCTGGCGAAATTCTTCGACTCGGTGGTGGGCGGCGATATGCCCCCCGCGCCCAAGCCCGACGCCCGCCACCTGGCCATGGCGGTGGCCGCCGCCGGTGGCCAGATCGAGCGGGCGGTGATGGTGGGCGACGCCGCCACCGACGCCGGCGCGGCCCGCGCGGCCGGGGTTCCCCTGGTGCTGGTGAGCTTCGGTTACACCGAGACCCCGGTGGCCGAACTGGGGGCCGATATCCTCATCGACCACTTCGATGAGTTGACGGAAGCGTGCCTGCGGCTTCTCACCGCTTGCCCGGCGTGA
- a CDS encoding class II 3-deoxy-7-phosphoheptulonate synthase yields MTEHWTPASWRAKPAKHLPTDYPDAAALAGVEQTLRGMPPLVFAGEARRLKTLLGEVADGRAFLLQGGDCAESFKEFHADNIRDTFRLILQMAVVLTFAGGKPVVKVGRMAGQFAKPRSSPVETIDGVELPSYRGDIINGMDFDAASRIPDPARLLQAYSQSASTLNLLRAFAGGGYADLYNIHRWTLGFVNDSPQGARYHELSEKISEALTFMAAIGVTPESQPDLHRVEFFTAHEALLLGFEEAMTRVDSTSGDWYDTSAHLLWIGERTRQLDGAHVEYFRGIKNPIGVKVGPTVEPDELLRLIDVLNPKNEAGRLTLYGRFGSDKIEARLPRLMEATKRSGRSVVWAIDPMHGNTLTATNGYKTRPFDRILAEVKSFVEIAKAQGVHPGGVHLEMTGQNVTECLGGARALTEGDLADRYHTHCDPRLNGEQALELAFLVAEKLKEDRVDAALRAAV; encoded by the coding sequence ATGACCGAACATTGGACGCCGGCCTCCTGGAGAGCCAAGCCCGCCAAGCACTTGCCCACCGACTATCCGGATGCGGCGGCCCTGGCCGGTGTGGAGCAGACCCTGCGTGGCATGCCGCCCCTGGTGTTCGCCGGTGAGGCGCGTCGTCTGAAGACCCTGCTGGGCGAGGTGGCCGATGGTCGGGCCTTCCTGTTGCAGGGCGGCGACTGCGCCGAGAGCTTCAAGGAATTCCATGCCGACAACATCCGCGACACCTTCCGCCTGATCCTGCAGATGGCCGTCGTGCTGACCTTCGCCGGCGGCAAGCCGGTGGTGAAGGTGGGCCGCATGGCCGGCCAGTTCGCCAAGCCACGCTCCTCCCCGGTGGAGACCATCGACGGCGTCGAGCTGCCCTCCTATCGCGGCGACATCATCAACGGCATGGACTTTGACGCCGCCTCGCGGATCCCCGATCCGGCGCGGCTGCTGCAGGCCTACTCGCAGTCGGCCTCGACCCTGAATCTGCTGCGGGCCTTCGCCGGCGGCGGCTACGCCGACCTCTACAACATCCACCGCTGGACCCTGGGCTTCGTCAACGACAGCCCGCAGGGCGCGCGCTACCACGAGCTGTCGGAGAAGATCAGCGAGGCCCTGACCTTCATGGCCGCCATCGGCGTCACGCCTGAGAGCCAGCCTGACCTGCACCGCGTGGAGTTCTTCACCGCCCACGAGGCCCTGCTGCTGGGCTTCGAGGAGGCCATGACCCGCGTCGATTCGACCTCGGGCGACTGGTACGACACCTCGGCCCACCTGCTGTGGATCGGCGAGCGCACCCGCCAGCTGGACGGCGCCCACGTGGAATACTTCCGCGGCATCAAGAACCCCATCGGGGTGAAGGTGGGTCCGACCGTCGAGCCCGACGAACTGCTGCGTCTGATCGATGTGCTGAACCCGAAGAACGAGGCCGGCCGGCTGACCCTTTACGGCCGCTTCGGCTCCGACAAGATCGAGGCCCGCCTGCCGCGCCTGATGGAGGCCACCAAGCGTTCGGGCCGCAGCGTCGTCTGGGCTATCGACCCGATGCACGGCAATACGCTGACCGCCACCAACGGCTACAAGACCCGTCCCTTCGACCGCATCCTGGCCGAGGTGAAGAGCTTCGTGGAGATCGCCAAGGCCCAGGGCGTCCACCCCGGCGGCGTGCACCTGGAGATGACCGGCCAGAACGTCACCGAGTGCCTGGGCGGGGCGCGCGCGCTCACCGAAGGCGACCTGGCCGACCGCTACCACACCCACTGCGACCCGCGGCTCAATGGCGAACAGGCCCTGGAGCTGGCCTTCCTGGTGGCCGAGAAGCTGAAGGAAGACCGGGTCGACGCGGCCCTGCGCGCCGCGGTCTAA
- the gor gene encoding glutathione-disulfide reductase — protein MATYDYDLFVIGAGSGGVRAARLAAMSGAKVAVAEEHRVGGTCVIRGCVPKKFMVYASEFASYAKVAEGYGWSPSQSTFDWSKFLEAKDREIARLSGIYVTNLSNAGAEIVHARATLKDVHTVEIVGKGVVTADKILVATGGRPWSPADLPGIEHAITSEEAFHLPQLPKSIMIAGGGYIAVEFAGIFAGLGVDTTLVYRGANILRGFDDDVRSHLAEEMKKKGIKIILGCEHASIEKTDAGLVNHMSSGLDVVTEQVMFATGRKPHTKGLGLEAAGVKLADSGAVMVDRFSKTNVDNIWAVGDVTDRINLTPVAIREGAAFSQTEFYNNPTSFDHDMVASAVFSQPPVGSVGQSEADARHEHGKVDIYLSRFRPMKTTFYGGDDRCLIKLVVARDSQKIVGCHVVGPDSPEIIQMAAIAVKMGVTKAQWDSTCAVHPTLAEELVTMRDKYVPAGLSAA, from the coding sequence TTGGCGACCTACGACTACGATCTCTTCGTCATCGGCGCGGGTTCGGGCGGCGTGCGCGCCGCGCGGCTGGCGGCCATGTCCGGCGCCAAGGTGGCGGTGGCCGAGGAACACCGGGTGGGCGGAACCTGCGTCATCCGAGGCTGTGTGCCCAAGAAGTTCATGGTCTACGCCTCGGAGTTCGCCAGCTACGCCAAGGTGGCCGAGGGCTATGGTTGGTCTCCCAGCCAGTCCACCTTTGACTGGTCCAAGTTCCTGGAGGCCAAGGACCGCGAGATCGCCCGGCTGTCGGGTATCTATGTCACCAACCTCAGCAACGCCGGCGCCGAGATCGTCCATGCCCGAGCGACCCTGAAGGACGTCCACACCGTCGAGATCGTCGGCAAGGGCGTGGTGACCGCCGACAAGATCCTGGTGGCCACCGGCGGCCGGCCCTGGAGCCCCGCCGACCTGCCCGGGATCGAACACGCCATCACCTCGGAAGAGGCCTTCCACCTGCCGCAGTTGCCCAAGTCGATCATGATTGCCGGCGGCGGCTATATCGCCGTGGAGTTCGCCGGAATCTTCGCGGGCCTGGGGGTGGACACCACGCTGGTCTATCGCGGCGCCAACATCCTGCGCGGCTTCGACGACGACGTGCGCAGCCATCTGGCCGAGGAGATGAAGAAGAAGGGCATCAAGATCATCCTGGGCTGCGAGCACGCCAGCATCGAGAAGACCGACGCGGGCCTGGTCAATCACATGTCCAGCGGCCTCGACGTCGTCACCGAGCAGGTGATGTTCGCCACCGGCCGCAAGCCTCACACCAAGGGCCTGGGCCTGGAGGCCGCCGGCGTGAAGCTGGCCGATAGCGGCGCGGTGATGGTGGACAGGTTCTCCAAGACCAATGTCGACAACATCTGGGCCGTGGGCGACGTCACCGATCGGATCAACCTGACCCCGGTGGCGATCCGCGAGGGCGCGGCCTTTTCACAGACCGAGTTCTACAACAACCCCACCAGTTTCGATCACGACATGGTGGCCTCGGCGGTGTTCTCGCAGCCGCCGGTGGGCTCGGTGGGCCAATCGGAGGCCGATGCGCGCCACGAGCACGGCAAGGTCGATATCTACCTGTCCCGCTTCCGGCCGATGAAGACCACCTTCTACGGCGGCGACGACCGCTGCCTGATCAAGCTGGTGGTGGCCCGCGACAGCCAGAAGATCGTCGGCTGCCACGTGGTGGGGCCTGACTCTCCGGAGATCATCCAGATGGCCGCCATCGCCGTGAAGATGGGGGTCACCAAGGCCCAGTGGGATTCCACCTGCGCCGTCCATCCGACCCTGGCCGAGGAACTTGTCACCATGCGCGACAAATACGTGCCGGCCGGTCTGAGCGCCGCGTGA
- a CDS encoding 2TM domain-containing protein has product MLIQKLRLQRGWSQEQLAEVSGLSVRTIQRLERGQPGSLESMKALAAVFEIDLNRLKEPAMDPLQSNIRPDEALALSHVRKVKGFYVHLTQYLIVIPILAGINLAGYPQYLWFVWPALGWGLGVLAHGASVFGFVPFLDGGWERRQVEKHLGRKL; this is encoded by the coding sequence ATGTTGATCCAGAAACTGCGGCTGCAACGGGGCTGGTCCCAGGAACAGCTGGCTGAAGTCTCGGGCCTCAGCGTGCGGACCATTCAGCGGCTCGAGCGCGGCCAGCCCGGCAGTCTTGAGTCGATGAAGGCCCTGGCGGCCGTCTTCGAGATTGATCTCAACCGCCTCAAGGAGCCTGCCATGGACCCCCTGCAGTCCAATATTCGTCCCGACGAAGCCCTCGCCCTCTCCCATGTCCGCAAGGTGAAGGGCTTCTATGTCCACCTGACCCAGTACCTGATCGTCATCCCTATTCTCGCGGGGATCAATCTGGCGGGCTACCCGCAGTACCTCTGGTTCGTCTGGCCCGCCCTGGGCTGGGGCCTCGGCGTCCTGGCCCACGGCGCCTCGGTGTTCGGGTTCGTCCCGTTCCTCGATGGCGGCTGGGAACGGCGCCAGGTGGAGAAGCACCTCGGCCGCAAACTCTAG
- a CDS encoding YdcF family protein — protein MAWAIVIFGAAVWPDGGPSPSLRRRIAYGRQSARDEPDALVFCSGGVGRHGPSEASLMADLLIQAGIDPARIALDEQSRDTMENVAAAAAFIRTEGLEGAVVCTDGYHVPRVRMLLRAAGVASRVGAVRKGYAGTRRHCLRMVAREVLAYPYDWALTRIAPRR, from the coding sequence ATGGCCTGGGCGATCGTGATCTTCGGGGCGGCGGTCTGGCCGGACGGTGGACCCAGCCCCTCCCTGCGTCGGCGCATCGCCTACGGGCGGCAGTCTGCGCGCGATGAGCCTGACGCCTTGGTCTTCTGCTCCGGCGGGGTTGGACGTCATGGTCCCTCCGAGGCCAGCCTCATGGCCGACCTGCTTATCCAGGCAGGAATAGATCCCGCCCGCATCGCCCTCGACGAACAGAGCCGCGACACTATGGAGAATGTCGCCGCCGCGGCCGCCTTCATCCGGACCGAGGGGCTGGAGGGGGCCGTAGTCTGCACCGACGGCTATCACGTGCCCCGCGTCCGCATGCTGCTGCGGGCCGCCGGCGTCGCCAGTCGGGTGGGCGCGGTGCGCAAGGGCTATGCTGGAACCCGCAGACACTGCCTGCGCATGGTGGCCCGCGAGGTGCTGGCCTACCCCTACGATTGGGCGCTGACGCGGATCGCGCCCCGCCGTTAA
- a CDS encoding ABC transporter permease: MERPADFTVRDARHQGVIELTGDWTAALIGPAASGLRDELAGRSAVDLDLTKIGRMDTAGAYAVIQASGDKFDAARVKARPETQRLIELVSHAALPKPAPKAKPRGFHELTIRIGKGVVDLAKEIFDTLVFAGHLLVVLFRAILNPSRIRWAACVSLAERAGLDAIPIVATTTFFIGAVVGLLGANMLRQFGAEVFAVELIGIAVLREFNILITAVLLAGRSASSFAAELGSMKMNQEIDAMKVMGVDPFEALVFPRFAALLFTIPLLTFVATLAGLAGGLLVTWSVLNLGPSFFLQRIVDNVGINQFWIGLSKAPVMAAVIAGIGCRQGLEVGGDVESLGRRVTAAVVHAIFAIILIDAVFALVYMEFDI, encoded by the coding sequence ATGGAACGACCGGCCGATTTCACTGTCAGAGACGCGCGACACCAGGGCGTCATCGAACTGACCGGCGACTGGACCGCGGCCCTGATCGGACCAGCGGCCAGCGGCCTGCGCGACGAGCTGGCTGGACGCAGCGCCGTAGATCTCGATCTCACCAAGATCGGCCGCATGGACACCGCCGGCGCCTATGCCGTGATCCAGGCCTCGGGCGACAAGTTCGACGCCGCCCGGGTAAAGGCTCGACCCGAGACCCAGCGCCTGATCGAGCTGGTCAGCCACGCGGCCCTGCCCAAGCCCGCGCCCAAGGCCAAACCCCGCGGCTTCCACGAGTTGACCATCCGGATCGGCAAGGGCGTCGTCGACCTGGCCAAGGAAATCTTCGACACCCTGGTGTTCGCTGGCCACCTGTTGGTGGTGCTGTTCCGGGCGATCCTCAATCCCAGCCGCATCCGCTGGGCCGCCTGCGTGTCGCTGGCCGAGCGCGCGGGGCTGGACGCCATCCCGATCGTGGCCACCACCACCTTCTTCATCGGCGCCGTCGTGGGCCTGCTGGGCGCCAACATGCTGCGGCAGTTCGGGGCCGAGGTGTTCGCCGTCGAGCTGATCGGCATCGCGGTGCTGCGCGAGTTCAACATCCTGATCACCGCGGTCCTGCTGGCTGGCCGTTCAGCCTCATCCTTCGCCGCCGAGCTCGGCTCGATGAAGATGAACCAGGAGATCGACGCCATGAAGGTGATGGGTGTCGACCCCTTCGAGGCCCTGGTCTTCCCGCGCTTCGCCGCCCTGCTGTTCACCATCCCGCTGCTGACCTTCGTGGCCACCCTGGCGGGCCTGGCGGGCGGCCTGCTGGTGACCTGGTCGGTGCTGAACCTGGGGCCGTCCTTCTTCCTGCAGCGCATCGTCGACAATGTCGGCATCAACCAGTTCTGGATCGGGCTCTCGAAAGCCCCAGTGATGGCCGCCGTGATCGCCGGCATCGGCTGCCGCCAGGGCCTGGAGGTGGGCGGCGATGTCGAATCCCTGGGCCGGCGGGTGACGGCCGCGGTGGTGCACGCCATCTTCGCCATCATCCTGATCGATGCTGTGTTCGCCCTGGTCTATATGGAGTTCGACATTTGA